One Cellulomonas soli DNA window includes the following coding sequences:
- a CDS encoding twin-arginine translocase TatA/TatE family subunit, producing MFDINGGEWLVLLLVAILVIGPERLPQYAEQLGVWARRARRFAKDARTRVDEELGEDVKDVDWSALDPRKYDPRRIVREALLDDEPPARPVTRPATARPTYRTGAGRPADAGAAGAAGPLVSPEPVAAPFDDEAT from the coding sequence GTGTTCGACATCAACGGTGGCGAGTGGCTCGTTCTGCTGCTCGTCGCGATCCTGGTGATCGGCCCCGAACGCCTCCCGCAGTACGCCGAGCAGCTCGGCGTGTGGGCTCGTCGGGCACGCCGGTTCGCCAAGGACGCGCGCACCCGTGTCGACGAGGAACTGGGCGAGGACGTCAAGGACGTCGACTGGTCGGCCCTCGACCCGCGCAAGTACGACCCGCGGCGGATCGTGCGTGAGGCCCTGCTCGACGACGAACCACCCGCTCGTCCGGTCACTCGTCCTGCCACGGCTCGCCCGACCTATCGCACGGGTGCCGGTCGTCCGGCCGATGCGGGCGCGGCCGGTGCGGCGGGACCCCTCGTGAGCCCCGAACCCGTCGCTGCGCCGTTCGACGACGAAGCGACCTGA
- the trpS gene encoding tryptophan--tRNA ligase, which yields MVLAPQQQRIFSGMQPTSDSLQLGNYLGALTHWVALQEEHDALYCVVDLHALTVNPDPAVLRERTRRTAAQYLAAGVDPSRSTLFVQSHVPEHAELAWVLSCHTGFGEAGRMTQFKDKSARHGSEGTTVGLFTYPVLMAADILLYDTNLVPVGEDQRQHLELSRDLAQRLNARFGKDTVVVPEVHIVKETAKIYDLQDPTAKMSKSAESPNGLIELLDDPKVVAKRIRSAVTDADREIRFDPQAKPGVSNLLTIFSALSGRSVASLEQDYEGKGYGDLKKDLAEVVVGFLTPFQARVHDYLADPASLDAVLADGAEKARTIAGVTLDRIYDRSGLLPRRPRVGRA from the coding sequence ATGGTCTTGGCGCCGCAGCAGCAACGCATCTTCTCCGGGATGCAGCCCACCTCGGACTCGCTCCAGCTGGGCAACTACCTCGGCGCCCTGACCCACTGGGTCGCACTCCAGGAGGAGCACGACGCGCTCTACTGCGTCGTCGACCTGCATGCGCTCACGGTCAACCCTGACCCCGCGGTGCTGCGCGAGCGCACCCGGAGGACGGCCGCGCAGTACCTGGCCGCGGGCGTCGACCCGAGCCGGTCGACGCTGTTCGTGCAGTCGCACGTGCCCGAGCACGCCGAGCTCGCCTGGGTCCTGTCCTGCCACACCGGCTTCGGCGAGGCGGGCCGGATGACGCAGTTCAAGGACAAGTCCGCCCGGCACGGCAGCGAGGGCACCACGGTCGGGCTGTTCACGTACCCCGTGCTGATGGCCGCCGACATCCTGCTGTACGACACGAACCTGGTGCCCGTCGGTGAGGACCAGCGCCAGCACCTCGAGCTCTCACGTGACCTGGCCCAGCGGCTCAACGCACGGTTCGGCAAGGACACCGTGGTGGTCCCCGAGGTGCACATCGTCAAGGAGACCGCCAAGATCTACGACCTGCAGGACCCGACGGCCAAGATGAGCAAGTCGGCCGAGAGCCCGAACGGTCTGATCGAGCTGCTCGACGACCCGAAGGTCGTCGCCAAGCGCATCCGCTCGGCCGTGACCGATGCCGACCGGGAGATCCGGTTCGACCCGCAGGCCAAGCCCGGCGTGTCCAACCTGCTGACCATCTTCTCGGCCCTGTCCGGCCGATCGGTCGCCTCGCTCGAGCAGGACTACGAGGGCAAGGGCTACGGCGACCTGAAGAAGGACCTCGCCGAGGTCGTCGTGGGCTTCCTGACCCCGTTCCAGGCCCGCGTGCACGACTACCTCGCCGACCCGGCGTCGCTCGACGCCGTGCTGGCCGACGGTGCCGAGAAGGCGCGCACGATCGCCGGCGTGACGCTCGACCGGATCTACGACCGGTCCGGCCTGCTGCCGCGGCGCCCACGGGTGGGGCGGGCGTGA
- a CDS encoding 2'-5' RNA ligase family protein, which translates to MNLPERADDEVRIGVSITVPEPWGTLLQDARAGFGDPAAEQIPSHITLLGPTVVAPERLVEIDAHLREVAASHEPFTVRLRGTGSFRPVSSVVFVQVVEGIAGCERLESDVRSGPLEQGLRFNYHPHVTVAHEVPDERLDAAFDGLADFDASFLVTLIHSYEHGDDGVWRPARDYPLGGRSAGPTGGTAADGTSAA; encoded by the coding sequence GTGAACCTTCCCGAGCGTGCGGACGACGAGGTCCGCATCGGGGTGTCGATCACCGTCCCCGAACCGTGGGGCACGCTGCTGCAGGACGCCCGCGCGGGTTTCGGCGACCCCGCCGCCGAGCAGATCCCCTCGCACATCACGCTGCTGGGGCCGACGGTGGTCGCCCCGGAGCGGCTGGTCGAGATCGACGCGCACCTGCGCGAGGTCGCGGCCAGCCACGAGCCCTTCACCGTGCGTCTGCGCGGTACGGGGTCGTTCCGCCCGGTGTCCTCCGTGGTGTTCGTCCAGGTCGTGGAGGGCATCGCCGGCTGCGAGCGTCTGGAGAGCGACGTGCGGTCGGGGCCGCTCGAGCAGGGCCTGCGGTTCAACTACCACCCGCACGTCACCGTGGCGCACGAGGTACCGGACGAGAGGCTCGACGCCGCGTTCGACGGGCTCGCCGACTTCGACGCGTCGTTCCTGGTCACGCTCATCCACTCCTACGAGCACGGCGACGACGGCGTGTGGCGACCTGCCCGCGACTACCCGTTGGGCGGCCGGTCGGCCGGCCCGACGGGCGGGACGGCTGCGGACGGGACGTCCGCGGCCTAG
- a CDS encoding YihY/virulence factor BrkB family protein: protein MDRPDAGPDPGADAGPDAQEPTGAGAAQRHAEASERRSGRTAPSLRARSAQWVHRRIDWWKGSRPGRANARFGAVGGGVLAGGIAYATLFSLSAGLTLGWTLFMRVLGDDEQLRATVIETVDDALPGLFDTGDGDGLLVPEDLVFSPGLTVAGAVALVVLLVSATSAMAAMRKGVRAVFGTTTDAESAVVGKLRDLGGLVAFAVVVLVSAVLSQALTGTSQWLLGVLGVDRGGGVLLGVSGAAVSFVLDAVVFVLVVTVLAGARPRRRDLTFGAVLAATGLGAVRLLGTSVVAGSVTGNPLLGSFAVLVTLLAWINLVARLVLLAAAWTADPPSPDVPEDLERARDADEPVPPRG, encoded by the coding sequence ATGGACCGCCCCGACGCAGGGCCCGACCCGGGGGCAGACGCGGGGCCTGACGCGCAGGAGCCGACGGGTGCGGGTGCGGCGCAGCGGCACGCCGAGGCGTCGGAGCGGAGATCAGGGCGCACAGCGCCGTCGCTCCGGGCGCGGTCGGCCCAGTGGGTGCACCGCCGGATCGACTGGTGGAAGGGCTCCCGACCGGGCCGGGCGAACGCCCGGTTCGGCGCCGTGGGCGGTGGCGTCCTGGCCGGCGGGATCGCGTACGCCACGCTTTTCTCCCTGTCGGCCGGCCTGACCCTGGGCTGGACCCTCTTCATGCGGGTGCTGGGCGACGACGAGCAGCTGCGCGCGACGGTGATCGAGACGGTCGACGACGCGCTGCCCGGCCTGTTCGACACCGGCGACGGCGACGGCCTGCTGGTCCCGGAGGACCTCGTCTTCAGCCCCGGGCTCACGGTCGCCGGGGCCGTGGCGCTCGTGGTGCTCCTGGTCAGCGCGACGTCGGCCATGGCGGCCATGCGCAAGGGGGTTCGGGCGGTCTTCGGCACGACCACCGATGCGGAGAGCGCCGTGGTCGGCAAGCTGCGCGACCTCGGCGGCCTGGTCGCCTTCGCGGTCGTGGTGCTGGTGTCGGCCGTCCTGAGCCAGGCCCTGACCGGGACGTCCCAGTGGCTGCTCGGCGTGCTCGGGGTCGACCGCGGAGGGGGCGTGCTGCTCGGGGTGTCGGGCGCCGCGGTGTCGTTCGTGCTCGATGCCGTGGTGTTCGTGCTGGTCGTCACGGTCCTGGCCGGTGCGCGGCCGCGACGGCGCGACCTGACGTTCGGTGCGGTGCTCGCCGCGACGGGTCTGGGTGCCGTGCGCCTGCTGGGCACGTCGGTCGTGGCCGGATCGGTGACCGGGAACCCCTTGCTGGGTTCGTTCGCCGTGCTGGTGACCCTGCTCGCCTGGATCAACCTCGTCGCCCGGCTCGTGCTCCTGGCCGCGGCGTGGACCGCCGACCCGCCGAGCCCGGACGTGCCCGAGGACCTCGAGCGTGCCCGGGACGCGGACGAGCCGGTGCCGCCGCGAGGCTGA
- a CDS encoding succinate dehydrogenase iron-sulfur subunit has translation MTATLDAPATAVGAVPSFQVTLKILRHLPSDDAAPAVFGDAPAPTSSQWEEFTVTVHGTDRVLDALHKVKWEQDGSLTFRRSCAHGICGSDAMRINGRNRLACKTLLKDLDPSKPITIEPIKGLPVIKDLVVDMEPFFASYREIMPFLVTSGTEPTKERRQSPKDRAKFDDTTKCILCAACTSSCPVFWTDGQYFGPAAIVNAHRFIFDSRDEGGAQRLEILNDKEGVWRCRTTFNCSEACPRGIEVTKAIQEVKRAMITRVF, from the coding sequence ATGACCGCCACCCTCGACGCCCCTGCCACCGCCGTCGGAGCGGTGCCCAGCTTCCAGGTCACGCTGAAGATCCTGCGTCACCTGCCCTCCGACGACGCCGCCCCGGCCGTCTTCGGCGACGCCCCCGCGCCCACGAGCTCGCAGTGGGAGGAGTTCACGGTCACGGTGCACGGCACCGACCGGGTGCTCGACGCGCTGCACAAGGTCAAGTGGGAGCAGGACGGCTCGCTGACGTTCCGCCGCTCGTGCGCGCACGGCATCTGCGGCTCGGACGCGATGCGGATCAACGGCCGCAACCGTCTGGCCTGCAAGACGCTGCTCAAGGATCTGGACCCGAGCAAGCCCATCACGATCGAGCCGATCAAGGGCCTGCCCGTCATCAAGGACCTCGTGGTCGACATGGAGCCGTTCTTCGCCTCCTACCGCGAGATCATGCCGTTCCTGGTCACCAGCGGCACCGAGCCGACCAAGGAGCGCCGCCAGTCGCCCAAGGACCGCGCGAAGTTCGACGACACCACCAAGTGCATCCTGTGCGCCGCGTGCACGTCGTCCTGCCCGGTGTTCTGGACCGACGGGCAGTACTTCGGCCCCGCCGCGATCGTCAACGCGCACCGGTTCATCTTCGACAGCCGCGACGAGGGCGGCGCGCAGCGCCTGGAGATCCTCAACGACAAGGAGGGCGTGTGGCGCTGCCGCACGACCTTCAACTGCTCGGAGGCGTGCCCCCGCGGCATCGAGGTCACCAAGGCGATCCAGGAGGTCAAGCGCGCGATGATCACGCGCGTCTTCTGA
- the sdhA gene encoding succinate dehydrogenase flavoprotein subunit — protein MQTHQYDVVIVGAGGAGMRAALESSVRARTAVISKLYPTRSHTGAAQGGMCAALANVEEDNWEWHTFDTVKGGDYLVDQDAAEVMAKEAIDAVIDLEKMGLPFNRTPEGRIDQRRFGGHTRNHGEAAVRRACYAADRTGHMILQTLYQQCVKNDVEFFNEFYVLDLLVDHDLASGHVAEGEEVNVSGVVAYELATGEIHVFQAKSVVFATGGAGKIFKTTSNAHTLTGDGMALAYRRGIPLEDMEFFQFHPTGLAGLGILLSEAARGEGGILRNGNGERFMERYAPTIKDLAPRDIVARSMANEVREGRGAGPNKDYVLLDLTHLEPAHIDAKLPDITEFARTYLGIEPYTEPVPVYPTAHYAMGGIPTNIQGEVLRNATDVIKGLYAAGEVACVSVHGSNRLGTNSLLDINVFGKRAGKAAAAYAATASFVDLPESPAVSVEAGLEEIRTRPDGERVADIRKALQVTMDANAQVFRTSESLAQALEDVKELQKRFRSVSVQDKSRTFNTDLLEAVELGFLLDIAETVVVGALNRNESRGGHFREDFPDRDDAQYMKHTMAYRRPLTSTADGDPDGTFSTVTEFDGYQLVLGSKPVTVTRYQPMERKY, from the coding sequence ATGCAGACCCATCAGTACGACGTCGTGATCGTCGGCGCGGGCGGCGCCGGCATGCGCGCGGCGCTCGAGTCCTCGGTCCGTGCCCGCACGGCCGTCATCTCCAAGCTCTACCCGACGAGGTCGCACACCGGCGCGGCGCAGGGCGGCATGTGCGCCGCACTGGCCAACGTCGAGGAGGACAACTGGGAGTGGCACACGTTCGACACCGTCAAGGGCGGTGACTACCTGGTCGACCAGGACGCGGCCGAGGTGATGGCCAAGGAGGCCATCGACGCGGTCATCGACCTGGAGAAGATGGGTCTGCCGTTCAACCGCACGCCCGAGGGTCGCATCGACCAGCGCCGGTTCGGCGGCCACACCCGCAACCACGGCGAGGCCGCCGTGCGTCGCGCCTGCTACGCGGCGGACCGCACGGGGCACATGATCCTGCAGACGCTCTACCAGCAGTGCGTGAAGAACGACGTCGAGTTCTTCAACGAGTTCTACGTGCTGGACCTGCTCGTCGACCACGACCTCGCCTCCGGCCACGTCGCCGAGGGCGAGGAGGTCAACGTCTCCGGCGTCGTCGCCTACGAGCTGGCGACCGGCGAGATCCACGTCTTCCAGGCCAAGTCGGTCGTGTTCGCGACCGGCGGTGCGGGCAAGATCTTCAAGACGACGTCCAACGCGCACACGCTGACCGGCGACGGCATGGCTCTGGCCTACCGGCGCGGCATCCCGCTGGAGGACATGGAGTTCTTCCAGTTCCACCCGACAGGCCTGGCCGGGCTGGGCATCCTGCTCTCCGAGGCGGCCCGCGGCGAGGGCGGCATCCTGCGCAACGGCAACGGCGAGCGCTTCATGGAGCGGTACGCCCCCACCATCAAGGACCTCGCCCCACGCGACATCGTGGCGCGGTCGATGGCCAACGAGGTGCGCGAGGGTCGAGGCGCCGGGCCGAACAAGGACTACGTCCTGCTCGACCTGACGCACCTGGAGCCCGCGCACATCGACGCCAAGCTCCCCGACATCACGGAGTTCGCGCGCACGTACCTGGGCATCGAGCCCTACACCGAGCCCGTCCCGGTCTACCCCACCGCGCACTACGCGATGGGCGGCATCCCGACCAACATCCAGGGCGAGGTGCTGCGCAACGCCACCGACGTCATCAAGGGCCTGTACGCCGCCGGTGAGGTCGCCTGCGTGTCGGTGCACGGCTCGAACCGACTGGGCACCAACTCGCTGCTGGACATCAACGTGTTCGGCAAGCGGGCCGGCAAGGCCGCGGCCGCCTACGCCGCCACGGCCTCGTTCGTCGACCTGCCCGAGAGCCCCGCCGTGTCCGTCGAGGCGGGACTCGAGGAGATCCGCACGCGTCCCGACGGTGAGCGCGTCGCCGACATCCGCAAGGCGTTGCAGGTGACGATGGATGCCAACGCGCAGGTCTTCCGGACCTCGGAGTCGCTCGCGCAGGCGCTCGAGGACGTCAAGGAGCTGCAGAAGCGGTTCCGCTCGGTGAGCGTGCAGGACAAGTCGCGCACCTTCAACACCGACCTGCTGGAGGCCGTCGAGCTCGGGTTCCTGCTCGACATCGCCGAGACGGTCGTCGTGGGTGCCCTCAACCGCAACGAGTCGCGCGGTGGGCACTTCCGGGAGGACTTCCCGGACCGTGACGACGCGCAGTACATGAAGCACACGATGGCGTACCGCCGCCCCCTGACGTCCACCGCGGACGGCGACCCGGACGGCACGTTCTCCACCGTGACCGAGTTCGACGGCTACCAGCTCGTTCTCGGCAGCAAGCCCGTCACCGTGACCCGCTACCAGCCGATGGAGCGCAAGTACTGA
- the sdhD gene encoding succinate dehydrogenase, hydrophobic membrane anchor protein has protein sequence MTTIADPKAPRTPRPGPGRRSTRGNTEMYGWLFMRASGVVLVVLIFGHLFVNLMQGNGVKSIDFGFVAGKWANPLWQVWDLVMLWLAMIHGSNGVRTVINDYAEKDRTRLVLKALLYLAFVVVVVLGTLVIFTFDPCPPNSPADLLPSFCTA, from the coding sequence ATGACGACGATCGCCGATCCCAAGGCCCCGCGCACTCCGCGCCCCGGCCCGGGTCGCCGCAGCACCCGCGGCAACACCGAGATGTACGGCTGGCTGTTCATGCGCGCATCGGGCGTCGTGCTCGTCGTGCTGATCTTCGGCCACCTGTTCGTCAACCTCATGCAGGGCAACGGCGTGAAGTCGATCGACTTCGGCTTCGTGGCCGGCAAGTGGGCGAACCCGCTCTGGCAGGTCTGGGACCTGGTCATGCTGTGGCTCGCGATGATCCACGGCTCCAACGGCGTGCGCACCGTGATCAACGACTACGCCGAGAAGGACCGCACGCGTCTGGTGCTCAAGGCGCTCCTGTACCTGGCGTTCGTCGTCGTGGTCGTGCTCGGCACCCTGGTCATCTTCACGTTCGACCCGTGCCCGCCGAACTCCCCGGCCGACCTGCTGCCGTCCTTCTGCACGGCCTGA
- the sdhC gene encoding succinate dehydrogenase, cytochrome b556 subunit — protein MPAAPTAPTAPAGTLYRGREGMWSWVAHRITGVAIFFFLLVHILDTALVRVSPESYNDVIATYKNPIMGLGEAGLVAAIVFHAFNGLRIILVDFWAKGPKYQRVMLWVVIGLFAVTMAGFLPRHLMHVFGGE, from the coding sequence GTGCCCGCAGCGCCGACAGCGCCCACAGCGCCCGCCGGAACCCTCTACCGGGGTCGGGAAGGCATGTGGTCGTGGGTCGCCCACCGCATCACCGGTGTCGCGATCTTCTTCTTCCTCCTCGTGCACATCCTCGACACCGCCCTGGTGCGTGTGTCCCCGGAGTCGTACAACGACGTGATCGCCACGTACAAGAACCCGATCATGGGCCTCGGTGAGGCCGGTCTGGTGGCAGCGATCGTCTTCCACGCGTTCAACGGTCTGCGGATCATCCTGGTGGACTTCTGGGCCAAGGGCCCCAAGTACCAGCGTGTGATGCTCTGGGTGGTCATCGGCCTGTTCGCCGTGACGATGGCCGGGTTCCTGCCGCGTCACCTCATGCACGTCTTCGGGGGCGAGTGA
- a CDS encoding mannose-1-phosphate guanylyltransferase, with amino-acid sequence MSVISGAIPGFHAVVPAGGAGTRLWPLSRAGHPKFLLDLTGTGRTLLQGTVDRLLPLTGPAGVLVVTGVRHAAAVAEQLPELGAGDVLAEPSPRDSMAAIGLAAAVLVQRHGPDVVLGSFAADHIIEGAEEFARTVQEGVEAARAGYVVTVGIAATEPSTAFGYVRSGDSLGLARAPRVRHAAGFTEKPDEQTATEYLATGEYRWNAGMFIVRAATLLEHLHTQLPALHDGLVRIAAAWDTAAREEVLAATWPGLTKIAIDHAIAEPVAAAGGVAVVPGDFTWDDIGDFASLASLLPAPEGSTDGGRTLGDDALVLRVDAPGAVVAPASGRTVSVLGIPDAVVVDTPDAVLVTTREHAQQVKAAVDAWRARGRDDLL; translated from the coding sequence ATGTCCGTCATCTCCGGGGCGATCCCCGGCTTCCACGCTGTCGTGCCCGCCGGGGGCGCCGGGACGCGGCTGTGGCCGCTGTCCAGGGCCGGCCACCCCAAGTTCCTCCTCGACCTGACCGGCACCGGTCGCACGCTCCTGCAGGGGACGGTCGACCGGCTCCTGCCGCTGACCGGCCCGGCCGGCGTCCTCGTCGTCACAGGCGTCCGGCACGCCGCGGCGGTCGCCGAGCAGCTGCCCGAGCTGGGTGCCGGTGACGTGCTCGCGGAGCCGTCGCCGCGCGACTCCATGGCGGCGATCGGCCTGGCCGCCGCGGTGCTCGTGCAGCGCCACGGCCCGGACGTCGTGCTCGGGTCCTTCGCCGCCGACCACATCATCGAGGGCGCCGAGGAGTTCGCGCGCACCGTCCAGGAGGGTGTCGAGGCGGCGCGGGCCGGGTACGTCGTGACGGTCGGCATCGCCGCCACGGAGCCGTCGACCGCGTTCGGCTACGTGCGCTCGGGCGACTCCCTCGGGCTCGCCCGTGCGCCGCGCGTGCGGCACGCGGCCGGGTTCACCGAGAAGCCCGACGAGCAGACCGCCACGGAGTACCTGGCCACGGGGGAGTACCGCTGGAACGCCGGCATGTTCATCGTGCGGGCCGCCACGTTGCTCGAGCACCTGCACACCCAGCTGCCCGCGCTGCACGACGGGCTCGTGCGGATCGCCGCCGCGTGGGACACCGCTGCGCGCGAGGAGGTGCTCGCGGCGACCTGGCCGGGGCTGACGAAGATCGCGATCGACCACGCGATCGCCGAGCCGGTCGCCGCGGCGGGCGGCGTCGCGGTCGTCCCGGGTGACTTCACGTGGGACGACATCGGCGACTTCGCCTCGCTCGCCTCGCTGCTGCCCGCGCCGGAGGGGTCCACCGACGGCGGTCGCACGCTCGGCGACGACGCGCTCGTGCTGCGCGTGGACGCGCCCGGCGCGGTCGTGGCGCCCGCCTCCGGTCGCACGGTGAGCGTCCTCGGCATCCCCGACGCGGTCGTCGTCGACACCCCGGACGCCGTGCTGGTCACGACGCGTGAGCACGCCCAGCAGGTCAAGGCGGCGGTCGACGCCTGGCGCGCGCGCGGGCGCGACGACCTCCTCTGA
- a CDS encoding amidohydrolase gives MPAVEPLSAVAATSDDTVVRALAATVAGLRDELVAIRRDLHAHPELARAEARTTAVVEARLRAAGLRPRLLVGTGLICDIGPSGATPEHRRVALRADLDALPVADRCGLPWESAARGVAHACGHDVHTAAVLGAGLALAALAEQGGLSTGVRLIFQPAEEVQPGGALDVVGQGALDGVGLIFAVHCEPKLDVGRLGTRIGPITSASDEVQVTVTGPGGHTSRPHLTGDVVFALGQIATQVPAILGRRLDPRSGVNLTWGAVQAGSAHNAIPTTGTIRGTLRCLDVRAWEKASEVFESAVEQVVALLGVDVEVRHHRGVPPVENDERATGFLEAASRDVLGPASVVLTEQSLGGEDFAWYLTKVPGAMARLGTRTPGGRTYDIHQGDLRVDERAVEAGALLLARTAVLAGRG, from the coding sequence ATGCCGGCCGTCGAGCCGCTGAGCGCCGTGGCCGCGACCTCGGACGACACCGTCGTGCGGGCGCTCGCCGCGACCGTCGCCGGGTTGCGCGACGAGCTCGTCGCGATCCGCCGCGACCTGCACGCCCACCCCGAGCTCGCCCGTGCCGAGGCGCGGACGACGGCCGTCGTCGAGGCTCGCCTGCGGGCCGCGGGACTACGCCCCCGGCTGCTGGTGGGCACGGGGTTGATCTGCGACATCGGCCCGTCCGGCGCGACGCCCGAGCACCGCCGGGTCGCGCTGCGCGCCGATCTGGACGCCCTGCCGGTCGCCGACCGTTGCGGGCTGCCGTGGGAGTCGGCCGCGCGGGGCGTGGCCCACGCGTGCGGCCACGACGTGCACACCGCGGCCGTGCTGGGGGCCGGGCTCGCGCTCGCCGCTCTCGCCGAGCAGGGTGGGCTGAGCACCGGGGTGCGCCTGATCTTCCAGCCCGCCGAGGAGGTGCAGCCCGGTGGCGCCCTCGACGTCGTGGGCCAGGGCGCGCTCGACGGCGTGGGCCTGATCTTCGCGGTCCACTGCGAACCCAAGCTCGACGTCGGTCGGCTCGGCACCCGCATCGGGCCCATCACGTCGGCGAGCGACGAGGTGCAGGTCACGGTCACCGGTCCCGGCGGGCACACGTCCCGTCCGCACCTGACCGGTGACGTCGTGTTCGCGCTCGGCCAGATCGCCACGCAGGTGCCCGCGATCCTCGGGCGCAGGCTCGACCCCCGCTCGGGCGTCAACCTCACCTGGGGTGCCGTGCAGGCCGGCTCGGCCCACAACGCGATCCCGACGACCGGCACGATCCGCGGCACGCTGCGCTGCCTGGACGTGCGGGCCTGGGAGAAGGCCTCGGAGGTCTTCGAGTCCGCGGTCGAGCAGGTCGTGGCCCTCCTCGGCGTCGACGTCGAGGTGCGCCACCACCGCGGCGTCCCTCCCGTGGAGAACGACGAGCGCGCCACGGGCTTCCTGGAGGCTGCCTCGCGCGACGTGCTCGGCCCGGCGTCGGTCGTGCTGACCGAGCAGTCGCTCGGCGGCGAGGACTTCGCCTGGTACCTGACCAAGGTGCCCGGGGCGATGGCGCGCCTGGGCACCCGGACGCCCGGCGGGCGGACCTACGACATCCATCAGGGCGACCTGCGCGTCGACGAGCGTGCGGTCGAGGCGGGCGCCCTGCTCCTCGCGCGGACCGCCGTGCTGGCGGGCCGGGGCTGA
- a CDS encoding BMP family lipoprotein — protein MKNIMRVAALSGAVALTLTACGSAPEAEETTAGTGSTTTVDYKACMVSDSGGFEDKSFNQSGLEGLERAGADLGVEINKVESTAETDFTPNIDQLVADGCNLIIGVGFLLEDPIQSAAEANPDIDFALVDSAFSDADYNAVTIENAKPLLFNTQEAAFLAGYAAAGTSTTGVVATFGGIQLPSVSIFMDGFADGVAQYNTDNGTAVKVLGWDKAAQTGSFTGDFENQANGQNLAKGFIDQGADVIMPVAGPVGLGAAAAAQEAGNVKIVGVDADWFLTAPDYADIILTSVMKEIGQAVYDTVEQGVNGEFTSDPYVGTLENGGIGIAPFHNSESLVSADLSAKLEELKASIISGDLVVDSPSAN, from the coding sequence GTGAAGAACATCATGCGTGTGGCCGCGCTCAGCGGTGCGGTCGCCCTCACGCTCACGGCATGTGGCAGTGCCCCCGAGGCCGAGGAGACCACCGCAGGCACCGGTTCGACGACCACGGTCGACTACAAGGCCTGCATGGTCTCCGACTCGGGCGGTTTCGAGGACAAGTCCTTCAACCAGTCCGGTCTCGAGGGCCTCGAGCGCGCGGGTGCGGACCTGGGCGTCGAGATCAACAAGGTCGAGTCCACGGCGGAGACGGACTTCACGCCGAACATCGACCAGCTCGTCGCGGACGGCTGCAACCTGATCATCGGCGTCGGCTTCCTGCTGGAGGACCCGATCCAGTCGGCCGCCGAGGCGAACCCCGACATCGACTTCGCGCTCGTCGACTCCGCCTTCTCGGACGCCGACTACAACGCGGTGACGATCGAGAACGCCAAGCCGCTGCTGTTCAACACGCAGGAGGCGGCCTTCCTCGCGGGCTACGCGGCCGCGGGCACCTCGACCACGGGCGTCGTCGCGACGTTCGGTGGCATCCAGCTGCCGTCCGTGTCGATCTTCATGGACGGCTTCGCCGACGGCGTCGCGCAGTACAACACCGACAACGGCACCGCGGTGAAGGTCCTCGGCTGGGACAAGGCCGCGCAGACCGGCTCGTTCACGGGTGACTTCGAGAACCAGGCCAACGGCCAGAACCTCGCCAAGGGCTTCATCGACCAGGGCGCGGACGTCATCATGCCCGTCGCCGGCCCGGTCGGTCTCGGTGCCGCCGCCGCCGCCCAGGAGGCCGGCAACGTCAAGATCGTCGGCGTCGACGCCGACTGGTTCCTGACGGCCCCCGACTACGCCGACATCATCCTGACCTCGGTCATGAAGGAGATCGGCCAGGCGGTCTACGACACCGTCGAGCAGGGCGTCAACGGCGAGTTCACCTCGGACCCGTACGTCGGCACGCTGGAGAACGGTGGCATCGGCATCGCGCCGTTCCACAACAGCGAGTCGCTCGTGTCGGCCGACCTGAGCGCGAAGCTCGAGGAGCTCAAGGCCTCGATCATCAGCGGCGACCTCGTGGTCGACTCGCCCAGCGCGAACTGA